CTCCACCATTGATTTCTGACTGTCGCTTTTCTCGGAAGCCTCTCCGGGTGAATCCTCAAAAAGAGCCATGTCGTACGCGACCTCGAGGAGGTCGCCCTCCCTGGGGGGCCTGTCGGTGACGGGTTCCCTTTCCGCTGCGCTATCGCGCAAGGTTGATATGGCCTCGGCAACCATGCCCGGCGTGACCGCGACGTTCTTCCGGATCACCTCCAGGCTGTCGAGTTCGGGCAGTATAACCTCGGGCATAGTCTCGAAAACAAAAGTCATCACGAGAGGCTCACCGGCCTTGACGTCGTCGACATCGACCGATGGTTCCGAAATAAGATCCAGTTCGTACTCCTTAACGATGTTCTCGATCACGTCGGGGATCATTTTCTCGAGCGTTTCCGCCATTATCGCTTTGGCCCCCAGGTGCATTTGGAGAACCTTCCGTGGAACGCGTCCTTTCCTGAATCCCTTGATGTTCGCCTTGGCCCTCATCTCCTCCAGGGTTTCTTCCATCTTGGCTTGGAAGGTTTTCTCCTCGATTTCCACCTTGATACGGTTTATATTCTTCTCTTGCGAAACGATCTCTGAGCGCAACGATTTACACCCCTTCCCCTGGCCGGCGCCACCGGTGAACG
The sequence above is drawn from the Thermovirga sp. genome and encodes:
- a CDS encoding trigger factor family protein, with amino-acid sequence MRSEIVSQEKNINRIKVEIEEKTFQAKMEETLEEMRAKANIKGFRKGRVPRKVLQMHLGAKAIMAETLEKMIPDVIENIVKEYELDLISEPSVDVDDVKAGEPLVMTFVFETMPEVILPELDSLEVIRKNVAVTPGMVAEAISTLRDSAAEREPVTDRPPREGDLLEVAYDMALFEDSPGEASEKSDSQKSMVE